One genomic segment of Schistosoma haematobium chromosome 6, whole genome shotgun sequence includes these proteins:
- a CDS encoding hypothetical protein (EggNog:ENOG410VG0P~COG:G~CAZy:GH5_27~CAZy:GH5~CAZy:GH5_28~CAZy:GH5_29), whose protein sequence is VIIYIYISLVFITVVYLESETTNIDFSMWFTIFFIFFWSSVCTEHIPLSKIHLNQHGMFTDHRGFIRLLRGFNNVRKSFPWYEENAFNITQIQMFQNWGLNVVRLGIMWSGVMPNISIVNTTYLDQIEKLIDLYADHGIYVILDMHQDGLSSRYGTYDGIPLWLIDQFKRPPYFLQEPWPYKKLPEWDGAYYLTYECTNGAQQLYENVSGAWNHWGDFWEIVAKQFDKKSNVLGYDLINEPPPGNFYSNPLRGFSGYAGRYNLLPVYDYLVERIRKYDNSTLIFYEPVTYGIFTPLNPSGWLGTGFRRAPGANHDKSAPNKSVLSYHYYCWVLQTDYPNSTMPFWKKIICDSFLLPTVISNAIKATKITGGGRFLTEFGLCGDDGNPRSVNTLECNAVLDEADKHFESWTYWDGNFLDEVGNPIKSEVESFIRPYPQSTNGIFRKQQFNHKTGKFSFSFITNQSSNEYSKKQILIAEIYIPLSVHYPNGFSMNIKPNNLITKMKGNILSLYLPTDVGNKHLLVDIEIVRK, encoded by the exons gttatcatatatatatatatatcactagtATTTATCACAGTAGTATATCTCGAAAGTGAGACTACAAACATTGATTTTTCTATGTGGTTCacaatttttttcatattcttCTGGTCATCAGTTTGTACAGAACATATTCCTCTCAGTAAAATTCATCTGAATCAACATGGAATGTTCACAGATCATCGTGGATTCATTAGATTACTTAGAGGGTTTAACAACGTGAGAAAATCTTTTCCATGGTATGAAGAAAATGCCTTCAATATCACACAAATACAAATGTTCCAGAATTGGGGTTTGAATGTTGTTCGATTAGGTATTATGTGGAGTGGGGTAATGCCAAATATATCAATAGTGAACACTACATATTTAGATCAAATTGAAAAGCTGATTGATTTATATGCTGATCATGGAATTTATGTGATATTAGATATGCATCAAGATGGATTATCTAGCCGATATGGTACTTATGATGGTATACCACTTTGGTTAATTGATCAGTTTAAAAGACCACCATACTTTTTACAAGAGCCTTGGCCGTATAAAAAGTTGCCAGAATGGGATGGAGCATATTATTTAACTTACGAGTGTACTAATGGAGCTCAACAGTTATATGAGAATGTATCTGGTGCTTGGAATCACTGGGGTGATTTTTGGGAAATCGTGGCTAAACAATTTGATAAAAAGTCAAATGTACTTGGTTATGATTTGATTAATGAACCTCCACCTGGAAACTTTTATTCTAATCCATTACGTGGGTTTTCAG GTTATGCTGGTCGATATAATCTACTACCAGTTTACGATTATCTTGTTGAGAGAATACGTAAATATGACAATTCAACATTAATATTCTATGAACCAGTTACATATGGGATATTTACTCCTCTAAACCCCTCAGGATGGTTAGGGACTGGATTTCGACGTGCTCCTGGAGCTAATCATGATAAATCAGCACCGAATAAAAGTGTTTTgtcatatcattattattgttgggtattacaaactgattatccgAACTCTACAATGCCTTTTTGGAAGAAAATTATATGTGACTCG TTCCTCTTACCAACTGTGATATCCAATGCAATTAAAGCAACAAAAATAACTGGAGGTGGTAGATTTTTAACTGAATTCGGTTTGTGTGGAGATGATGGAAATCCACGTAGTGTAAACACATTGGAATGCAATGCGGTATTGGATGAAGCTGATAAACATTTTGAATCATGGACATATTGGGATGGAAACTTTTTAGATGAAGTAGGAAATCCTATTAAAAGTGAG GTGGAATCTTTCATTCGTCCTTATCCCCAATCAACAAATGGGatatttcgtaaacaacaattcAATCATAAAACCGGAAAATTTAGTTTCTCCTTCATTACAAACCAGTCGAGTAATGAGTATAGTAAGAAACAGATTTTAATTGCAGAAATTTACATACCATTATCTGTACATTATCCAAATGGATTTTCAATGAACATAAAACCAAACAATTTAATTACTAAAATGAAGGGAAATATACTGTCTTTATACTTGCCAACTGATGTAGGGAATAAACATTTACTCGTTGACATTGAGATTGTTAGAAAATAA